The following nucleotide sequence is from Trifolium pratense cultivar HEN17-A07 linkage group LG2, ARS_RC_1.1, whole genome shotgun sequence.
tattgtCCTTTTTTATAAGACCCTCTTCAAATTACAAGATGCATTAATtactttttcataaaaatatccCTAATTGAATGGAGAGAATTAAAAGACCAAACATTTCTGACTATTAATAACTGAAGGATACTTTTAGAAAGAGATTGTACATTCTAAACAAATTTAGTgtaaaaagtagttttttaatttttgtgttttgttcaaTGGGGTCTTACTTACATATAAGGGCAGAGGCAGTATATACATACACATGTTTATATATGGGTTTTATTGCAATTTTATAAGGAATGGAGCATCGTGTGGGGGGCCCATCCCCACAGTTCCTTCTGGGTTGCCGTTAAAATCTTGCAATTGTAATAACACTTGTAACATATTTCCAGGTATTAGCTGCTGTGGGTCGGGGAGAGACACTCATGAATGCTTTGGAAGGTGCTGTTCCGGAAGATGTTCGTGGAAAGTTAAAAGATGCCGTTGCTGGAATTTTGCAAGCACGAGGCTCTGATTTGAAGTTTGATAGAATTCTTAGTACTCAGTCTCCTAATTTGTCACCAGAGAAAAACAACCAAGAAAAATTAACAGGAGCATCGAGTGCAGAAGTTAGGGAAGATGGGTCCTCTTCAAATCAGATGAAAAATACTAGTAGTTCTATAGATGGCTCTGATAACATTCCAAGTGGCATGGGTGAGCCTGTAGAAGGAACAGAAACAGAAGTTATTGGTGTAGAGAAACATTCTACAAATTTAGGTCAATCTCAAGAATCAAACAATGAAGTTGGTTCTATTAGAAAGGAAACCGGCGAGTCTAGAGAcaataatgataaaaatgagGATTTAAAAGGAAAAGTTGTTCCTGATATGGATCATAGCGAGAAGGGATTGGAAACAGATTCTAAATCATATACCCCCAACCATACTGATGGGGCAGGTGGTTCTGAAGCAGAAGCTGTTACTGAACAGAAAAGCCAAAACAGTGGAATAGCTCAAACAGACACAGAGGAAAATGATATACCGAAGGTTGACGAGAAAAGTCAAGATTTCTCTAGTGATCAAAGTAAAAAAGCATCAACTGATGCAAAAGAAGAACCGTCTTCTCCTCCTATGTCCTCCGAGAACCAGACAGTGGAAGGGGAAGTTAATGGTAGCGAGAATAAAGATATCAAGAATGTGCAGCAAACTTCCCCACAAACCAACTCTTCCAATTCAGGTTCTGCTGCCCCTGCCCTCAGCGTTTCTCAAGCGTTTGAAGCCTTGACAGGGATGGATGATTCAACCCAAATGGCTGTTAATAGTGTGTTTGGTGTGATAGAAAATATGCTGTCTCAGCTTGAGAAGAGCTCAGATAATGAAGCTGAAGTCAAGGATGGAAAAGCTGTTGAACACAAGGTAGAAGAACAACAAAAAAGTAATAGCCAAAACAATGACTCTAACACGTCTGGAAATCCTTCTCTAGATGATCACCATGATGACATGTCCTTGAGGAATGATTCTTGTCATGCAGAAGAACTAAAAAGCACCAGAACCATTAATGGGAGCGGTGTATGTGATTCTCAAAATTGTCACTCTAATGATCTCCCTGTTAAGAAGCCAAGTAATACAAATAGTCAACTGATTGACAAAAGATATCTCGTTGATGAATGGGATGGACACAGACATGTAAATAGAATGCCAGAGTTCATAATTGCAGGTTCATATGGACATGGGAACTCTCTGTACAAAAAGTACCTCCGCAAACAGCTTGTTTCAGATATTCCTACCAAATCACTTGATTTAGACACAACAACCGCATTATTTCTTGATTACTTCCCTGAAGGTCAATGGAAACTCTCGCAAAACATGGAAATTTCTTCTGCTGATGCTGAAATTTATAAAGAGGTTGGCAGCAAGATGAAGGCCCACACATCTGCAAAATCTTTTGATGAAAAAGAATGCATTGAACCACCATATGTGATATTAGATACTGAAAAGCAGCAAGAACCGGTTAAAGAGCTCATCACTAAAGACACTGAGAACAGAATGATTCATACGGGTGATGAAAGGTCAGAAAAGTCTATCCAGTTTGTGAAAAACAGAGTACTAGATTCTTTGAAGATGGAAGTTGATCGCAAGCTGAATGTTGCGGAAATGATAGAAATGAAACCAAAGCTTGCCGAAGATCTGGAACATGTGGCAAATGCGGTTTCACTGGCTGTTGTAACTAGCAAGGAACAACTACTGTATTCTGAAAGTCAAGATCATGATGTTAAGGGTGCTGTAGGAAAAGTTGGCACTCTTGATGGCGAACATATCATTAGTGCAATTTCATCCTCTGTTCAGCAAACGAGCTGTCTAAGAAAAGTGATTCCTGTTGGTGTCATTGTTGGATCCATCTTAGCTGCCTTGaggaaatattttaatatagCTCCACATCAAGAAAGTGACCAGGGAAGATCTCGGGCCCTTGGTGATGGGGGGAAACCTGGTGGAAAGAATTATGTCATTGTTGATGCAACAGAGGCAGATCAAGTACTAGATGAGAAAACTAGTTTGGACCATTGCATCAAGAGAGAGTGTGTAGAAAGTGAATTGGAAGATGCAAGCAAAAATACTGTCATGGTTGATGCTGCTATTGGGGCTTCTGCTCCACATCAAGAAAATGACCAGGGAAGATCTCGGGCCCTTGGTGATGGGGGGAAACCTGGTGGAAAGAATTATGTCATTGTTGATGCAACAGAGGCAGATCAAGTACTAGATGAGAAAACTAGTTTGGACCATTCCATCAAGAGAGAGTGTGTAGAAAGTGAATTGGAAGATGCAAGCAAAAATACTGTCATGGTTGGTGCTGTTACAGCTGCTATTGGGGCTTCTGCTCTACTCATGCAACAGAAGGTATTGTTTCAGTCTTTCCATATGTTTTCAGTGCTCTCGACAGTAAATACATCTGTGCAAGATAGGGATCAAGTGTTGTATTTTATGACTTGGTTACTTAACCGCTTTCTAGATATAGGTTTGGTACCGAGGTATGTCACGGTCCAGGGgttgttccttaaaaaaaaaaaagatttagaaATGAGCTAAACATGTCTAGTTTGTCATATATTGTCTTAATTGCAATCTATTCAATTGTGTGGTTGTTCACTCATTATTTAGTTTTCTCTTTTCATATACTGAATTTGCATTTTACTGAAGTTGTTCTGATTTATGATTTTTCTTaatcaattattaaaaatttaaataatcaaCTTGATAATAGACTAACTTAAGTTGTGTAAAAGAGAAGCAAGAACAGAAAGTGGTCAAACAGATGGGAGAAATAtcaattttctattttaaaatttaactacCAGTTACTAGTAAAGAAAAGTATCTgggtattttttaatttaaattgcTCTGTTCTAGGATTCACAAGGAGGAAATGAAAATCACCAAAAGAAGCCAGGAGAGCTTGAGGAGGAAGTCTCTGATAACCAGAGTAACATAATCACAAGCCTTGCTGAGAAAGCCATGTCGGTTGCTGGTCCAGTTGTACCTACTAAAGAAGATGGTGGAGTGGATCAAGATAGGTCAGAACACATATATTACCACTATACAAAAGTCCCACTGTTCTTTTTTCTGTATTAATAATTTGACACACAGCTTCCCTTTCTGATCAGACTGGTTGCAATGCTAGCTGATTTAGGACAGAGAGGTGGCTTGTTGAGGCTAGTTGGAAAATTTGCTTTGCTATGGGGTGGTATCCGTGGTGCAATGAGTTTGACAGACAAGCTTATCTCATTCTTCCATTTTTCTGAGCGTCCATTGTTTCAGAGGTAACTTGAACTGATGAATGTTCATTCCATCCTCTGTTTTCCTGCAATTCTGCTGCTTTCCATTTTGGAAATACCTAGTAGAAAATATAAGTCGTGTAATTTAGATACATTTTATCACAATCGATTCAATTTCTAGTTTTGACTTCTAGTTGAGAGccaacaatattatttttgaaaaactgCAATTTTGGAAAATCTATTAATTTATCTTTAGTTAGAAACTCTGCTATCACCAGTGCTGCATGATCCCAAttcaaaatgtatttttttacaaaaatcactGTCTATTTGGTAGTTTTTCTCATTTGTAGAATTTCATGGCTGCCTTGAGGGAAGTGCAATCCTTAAGGTTAATTAGGATGATTTCTGAATGTTGATGTTTGTTATAGTGTATCTTCTTAAATAAAATTCAAGGTGGCCATTATGCATATTTTGGGGGTTAATCATGAGCGGTCTATTTGTGCGCCATAATTGAACCCTTTCAGTAAATCAATTATTTGAACATGATTAATCATTTTCAAATAAGTTAGAAAGTCGTGGGTATCAAAGAACATTCACTTGTGTCACATAGTACTCCCTTCGGTCTcgattataagcaaaagtaactAATTTTGCACttattaagaaatttagtttAGTGTCTTGatcttatttaaaaataatgtctTCTCAAAAGTGGCCATCATGAGAACTTGCTCCGTGAAAATAAGAGtcattaaaaagtaaaatttatattaattgaAGGGTATTTTAGGGAAGTCATCATTAAATACTAAATACTGGAAATAGTTAAATTCGCATATATTTGTGACCACCAAATGTGTACTTTGTTGTTTATATTTGAAGCTGAAAGGTATATTGATGTAATAAATGAAACACTCTATAGACAAACCCGTGAGAGCTCACACAAGGCCCAAAGCGGACAATAACTCGGAAACACAGTGTTGTGGAGTTGAGGCCAAAACATTGGCTCACCAGGTTGGGGTCGAACCCTCACCACGCTCGAGGGCCAGACCCTTTAGCCCCTTAACCTCGACTAGGGGCTATTGTTCCGGTACACCAAAAAGTCCCACATTGTTTGGGAATCGAGGCTAAGGatagtttatatacaacactCACACCCCTCAAGGCCTCAACCCAACGAGGCGCCTTTTACAAACGACAAACCCGTGAGGGCTCAGACAAGACCCAAAGTGGGTAATACCTCGGAAACGCAGTGTTGCAGACTTGAGGTCAGAAGATATATGCTATTAAGTAACTTTTATttgcatgaaattttatttgcTTTATTTACTTCATAAAAACTTTTAATTCAAGTTTTGGATTGGTTAATATGATTAAATAGTAAATAGCCTGACACTGGAATTCCATTAGGTCTGATTGT
It contains:
- the LOC123907154 gene encoding uncharacterized protein LOC123907154 isoform X4 — its product is MAVGWGYGANMLTKYLAEVGERTPLTAATCIDNPFDLDEATRAFPYHHVTDQKLTRGLVDILQTNKALFQGKIKGFNVEKALLAKSVRDFEEAISMVSNGFVDIEVFYKKSSTRNMIKDVKIPVMFIQSDNGMVPAFSVPRNQIAENPFTSLLLCSCLSSSAMDTNTSALSWCQLVTVEWLTAVELGLLKGRHPLLTDIDFTINPSKGLTVVEEVRTEKNPKVGKLLELTRSDAYSGYSIDPSKDLLEKSKDDAGLHFRPQQDLQQNFEQGDVSLQVKNGPAQQTSSTGSDQIGEENAASVDGEHGHVVQTAQVVTNMLDVTMPGTLTEEQKKKVLAAVGRGETLMNALEGAVPEDVRGKLKDAVAGILQARGSDLKFDRILSTQSPNLSPEKNNQEKLTGASSAEVREDGSSSNQMKNTSSSIDGSDNIPSGMGEPVEGTETEVIGVEKHSTNLGQSQESNNEVGSIRKETGESRDNNDKNEDLKGKVVPDMDHSEKGLETDSKSYTPNHTDGAGGSEAEAVTEQKSQNSGIAQTDTEENDIPKVDEKSQDFSSDQSKKASTDAKEEPSSPPMSSENQTVEGEVNGSENKDIKNVQQTSPQTNSSNSGSAAPALSVSQAFEALTGMDDSTQMAVNSVFGVIENMLSQLEKSSDNEAEVKDGKAVEHKVEEQQKSNSQNNDSNTSGNPSLDDHHDDMSLRNDSCHAEELKSTRTINGSGVCDSQNCHSNDLPVKKPSNTNSQLIDKRYLVDEWDGHRHVNRMPEFIIAGSYGHGNSLYKKYLRKQLVSDIPTKSLDLDTTTALFLDYFPEGQWKLSQNMEISSADAEIYKEVGSKMKAHTSAKSFDEKECIEPPYVILDTEKQQEPVKELITKDTENRMIHTGDERSEKSIQFVKNRVLDSLKMEVDRKLNVAEMIEMKPKLAEDLEHVANAVSLAVVTSKEQLLYSESQDHDVKGAVGKVGTLDGEHIISAISSSVQQTSCLRKVIPVGVIVGSILAALRKYFNIAPHQESDQGRSRALGDGGKPGGKNYVIVDATEADQVLDEKTSLDHCIKRECVESELEDASKNTVMVDAAIGASAPHQENDQGRSRALGDGGKPGGKNYVIVDATEADQVLDEKTSLDHSIKRECVESELEDASKNTVMVGAVTAAIGASALLMQQKDSQGGNENHQKKPGELEEEVSDNQSNIITSLAEKAMSVAGPVVPTKEDGGVDQDRLVAMLADLGQRGGLLRLVGKFALLWGGIRGAMSLTDKLISFFHFSERPLFQRIFGFAGMILVLWSPVVIPLLPTLVQGWTTNSPSKIAEVACIIGLYIAIMILVMIWGKRIRGYENAFEQYGLDLTSQKLIEFSKGLVGGLMFIFSIHAVNAFLGCASFAWPHIPPSLDPIAWLKVCGQMSLLIVQGTVMASVISLVEELLFRSWLPQEIEVDLGYHYGILISGLAFSFLQRSPQSIPALLLLSLSLSGARQRNGGSLSIPIGLRAGMLASTFILQKGGFLTYNYTGNIPLWVIGSHPFQPFSGLVGFVFSLSLALILYPRQTLPKIEAKE
- the LOC123907154 gene encoding uncharacterized protein LOC123907154 isoform X1 codes for the protein MLAVTLTTPFLPAKPFHSRQFRLYKRRRLKINSSLPLPSPSPFENLFTTLISQCSSVNSLNFITPALGFTSGAALFFSRFNNQRNSSSDVGEWILFSSPTPFNRFVLLRCPSISFKESRDEVNERLVKEEKHYGRIIAKKRERDLELDLDELSYQRVCLSAPDGGVVSLDWPVELDLVEERGLDSTLLLVPGTPQGSMDDNIRVFVIQALKRGFFPIVMNPRGCASSPLTTPRLFTAADSDDICTAITYIIKARPWTTLMAVGWGYGANMLTKYLAEVGERTPLTAATCIDNPFDLDEATRAFPYHHVTDQKLTRGLVDILQTNKALFQGKIKGFNVEKALLAKSVRDFEEAISMVSNGFVDIEVFYKKSSTRNMIKDVKIPVMFIQSDNGMVPAFSVPRNQIAENPFTSLLLCSCLSSSAMDTNTSALSWCQLVTVEWLTAVELGLLKGRHPLLTDIDFTINPSKGLTVVEEVRTEKNPKVGKLLELTRSDAYSGYSIDPSKDLLEKSKDDAGLHFRPQQDLQQNFEQGDVSLQVKNGPAQQTSSTGSDQIGEENAASVDGEHGHVVQTAQVVTNMLDVTMPGTLTEEQKKKVLAAVGRGETLMNALEGAVPEDVRGKLKDAVAGILQARGSDLKFDRILSTQSPNLSPEKNNQEKLTGASSAEVREDGSSSNQMKNTSSSIDGSDNIPSGMGEPVEGTETEVIGVEKHSTNLGQSQESNNEVGSIRKETGESRDNNDKNEDLKGKVVPDMDHSEKGLETDSKSYTPNHTDGAGGSEAEAVTEQKSQNSGIAQTDTEENDIPKVDEKSQDFSSDQSKKASTDAKEEPSSPPMSSENQTVEGEVNGSENKDIKNVQQTSPQTNSSNSGSAAPALSVSQAFEALTGMDDSTQMAVNSVFGVIENMLSQLEKSSDNEAEVKDGKAVEHKVEEQQKSNSQNNDSNTSGNPSLDDHHDDMSLRNDSCHAEELKSTRTINGSGVCDSQNCHSNDLPVKKPSNTNSQLIDKRYLVDEWDGHRHVNRMPEFIIAGSYGHGNSLYKKYLRKQLVSDIPTKSLDLDTTTALFLDYFPEGQWKLSQNMEISSADAEIYKEVGSKMKAHTSAKSFDEKECIEPPYVILDTEKQQEPVKELITKDTENRMIHTGDERSEKSIQFVKNRVLDSLKMEVDRKLNVAEMIEMKPKLAEDLEHVANAVSLAVVTSKEQLLYSESQDHDVKGAVGKVGTLDGEHIISAISSSVQQTSCLRKVIPVGVIVGSILAALRKYFNIAPHQESDQGRSRALGDGGKPGGKNYVIVDATEADQVLDEKTSLDHCIKRECVESELEDASKNTVMVDAAIGASAPHQENDQGRSRALGDGGKPGGKNYVIVDATEADQVLDEKTSLDHSIKRECVESELEDASKNTVMVGAVTAAIGASALLMQQKDSQGGNENHQKKPGELEEEVSDNQSNIITSLAEKAMSVAGPVVPTKEDGGVDQDRLVAMLADLGQRGGLLRLVGKFALLWGGIRGAMSLTDKLISFFHFSERPLFQRIFGFAGMILVLWSPVVIPLLPTLVQGWTTNSPSKIAEVACIIGLYIAIMILVMIWGKRIRGYENAFEQYGLDLTSQKLIEFSKGLVGGLMFIFSIHAVNAFLGCASFAWPHIPPSLDPIAWLKVCGQMSLLIVQGTVMASVISLVEELLFRSWLPQEIEVDLGYHYGILISGLAFSFLQRSPQSIPALLLLSLSLSGARQRNGGSLSIPIGLRAGMLASTFILQKGGFLTYNYTGNIPLWVIGSHPFQPFSGLVGFVFSLSLALILYPRQTLPKIEAKE